One genomic window of Kosmotoga olearia TBF 19.5.1 includes the following:
- the metG gene encoding methionine--tRNA ligase, protein MKPKFYVTTPIYYINSEPHIGSAYTTIVADIVARYKRLSGYDVFFLTGTDEHGQKVLQAAKEENLDPQTYSDQLAEKFKVLWKELQITNDYFVRTTDERHMKTVQLFVKKMLENGDVYKGKYEGWYCVPCETFWTEEDIGKERVCPSCGREVKWVSEENYFFRLSKYNDALLKHFQEHPEFVQPDFRRNEMLRILENGLRDLSITRTSFKWGVPMPNDPEHVIYVWVDALINYISAIGYIDDPETFHRYWPADVHIIGKEINRFHSLIWPAMLMSVGLPLPKQIYAHGWLTVNGQKISKSLGNAIDPREFVKAYGNDAVRYYLLRDIQFGRDGDFSEENLVHRINADLANDLGNLLHRTVAMIEKFNNGIVPKKGVVEDVDNQLYGLAEEVIAEYIDHMDNLRFTPSLDAIWRFARFGNKYIDLTEPWKLGKDPEKAERLNTVLYNLVDTLRIVSLMIEPVMPNTAKAIRERIGQAVELDFTHLKLGLTKNGVGVKHGEPLFPRIDVKKHRWVSKMLEEKKAEASVEGKEDNLIEISDFAKVELRVGEILEAEKVEKSRKLIKLKINLGELGERQIVAGIARHYNPEELIGLKIVVVTNLKPAKLMGIESQGMLLAAKIEDSLTVLTVHRDIKPGAKVS, encoded by the coding sequence ATGAAGCCGAAGTTTTATGTTACCACACCGATTTATTACATAAATTCTGAACCCCATATAGGTTCTGCATATACCACAATCGTTGCCGATATTGTGGCGCGATACAAGCGGCTGAGCGGATACGATGTGTTTTTTCTAACCGGAACCGATGAGCATGGTCAAAAGGTTCTACAAGCTGCGAAAGAAGAAAACCTTGATCCGCAAACCTACAGCGATCAACTCGCTGAAAAATTTAAGGTTCTCTGGAAAGAGCTGCAGATTACCAACGATTATTTCGTCAGGACCACAGATGAACGCCACATGAAAACCGTCCAGCTCTTTGTGAAAAAGATGCTTGAGAATGGCGATGTTTACAAAGGGAAGTACGAAGGATGGTACTGTGTCCCCTGTGAAACATTCTGGACGGAAGAGGACATCGGAAAAGAAAGAGTTTGCCCGTCCTGCGGCAGAGAGGTCAAATGGGTGAGCGAGGAAAATTACTTCTTCAGGCTTTCAAAATATAACGACGCTTTGCTCAAACACTTTCAGGAGCACCCGGAATTTGTACAACCTGATTTTCGAAGAAACGAAATGTTGAGAATACTCGAAAATGGCCTCAGGGATCTGAGCATTACCCGCACCTCTTTCAAGTGGGGAGTTCCAATGCCGAACGACCCTGAACATGTTATATACGTTTGGGTTGATGCTTTGATAAATTACATAAGCGCTATCGGATATATAGATGACCCCGAGACATTCCATAGATATTGGCCGGCTGATGTACATATCATTGGAAAAGAAATAAATCGCTTTCATTCGCTAATATGGCCTGCAATGCTGATGTCTGTCGGGCTTCCTTTGCCAAAACAGATCTATGCGCACGGCTGGTTGACGGTAAATGGCCAGAAGATATCCAAATCCCTTGGTAACGCCATAGACCCAAGGGAATTCGTAAAAGCCTATGGAAACGATGCCGTTCGATACTATCTTTTAAGGGACATACAGTTTGGCAGAGACGGAGATTTTTCGGAGGAAAATCTGGTACACAGAATAAATGCTGACCTGGCCAATGATCTTGGGAACCTTCTGCACAGAACGGTTGCCATGATCGAGAAATTCAACAACGGCATTGTTCCTAAAAAGGGCGTTGTTGAAGACGTAGACAACCAGCTTTACGGGCTGGCAGAGGAGGTTATAGCGGAATACATAGATCACATGGATAATCTCAGATTCACCCCTTCACTGGATGCAATCTGGAGGTTCGCCAGATTTGGAAATAAGTATATCGATCTTACAGAACCATGGAAACTGGGGAAAGACCCAGAGAAGGCTGAAAGACTGAACACGGTTCTTTACAATCTTGTAGATACACTTCGAATAGTTTCGCTGATGATTGAGCCTGTTATGCCAAATACCGCAAAAGCAATCAGAGAGAGGATAGGACAGGCAGTGGAACTAGACTTTACGCACTTGAAATTGGGATTAACAAAGAACGGAGTAGGCGTTAAGCACGGTGAACCTTTGTTCCCGAGAATAGATGTTAAAAAGCACAGGTGGGTGAGTAAAATGCTGGAAGAGAAAAAAGCAGAAGCGTCTGTGGAAGGAAAAGAAGATAACCTTATAGAGATAAGTGATTTTGCTAAGGTGGAACTTCGTGTCGGCGAAATCCTGGAAGCTGAAAAGGTGGAGAAGTCACGAAAATTAATAAAACTCAAAATAAATCTTGGCGAGCTTGGCGAGCGCCAGATTGTTGCCGGAATCGCCCGGCATTATAATCCTGAAGAGCTAATTGGGCTCAAGATTGTGGTTGTAACCAACTTGAAACCTGCAAAGCTTATGGGCATCGAATCTCAGGGCATGCTCTTGGCAGCAAAAATCGAAGACTCTTTAACAGTATTGACCGTTCACAGGGATATAAAACCAGGCGCAAAAGTTTCTTGA
- the gyrA gene encoding DNA gyrase subunit A yields the protein MPEEIISRSINDEMITSYMLYSMSVIVGRAIPDVRDGLKPVQRKILFGMLELGLRHNQSYKKSARIVGEVMGKFHPHGDMAIYDALVRMAQPFSMRYPLIQGQGNFGSIDRDPPAAMRYTEARMQRLAEELLADIDKNTVKMIPNFDGSLIEPEVLPAKAPNLLMNGASGIAVGMMTNIPPHNLSELVEALTALIDNPDATIEELMEYVKGPDFPTGGIIMGRDGIKKMYETGRGRMVVRGVAEIEEAKGGTRIVISEIPYGVSKADLIQQIANVAQNVRDIQVRNVRDESDKRGLRVVIELKRGADPNVVLNLLYKHTQLQTTFGAHMLVIDEKKRPKLMNLKEIFQAFIKHRYEVVKRRTEYELEQASKKAHILEGLTKASRAIDTVVDIIRNSKNIQEASVNLQETLEITPEQSQAILEMRLGKLTALEIDKLVTEYAELVEKIKEYREILSDDKNIYQIIKKELQELEAQYGDARRTKISIDGNTDFNVEDVIPDDEVVVTVTKKGYIKATPLEDYRKQGRGGKGIRGVKTTDADFVTNVVSTTRLSKTVVITSKGKAYFINNYELECTSRSSRGKLLANYVKIEPDETVQAVLSVKREEVANKHLIITTRKGKIKRTPFEAFINSRTSGIKAITLNEGDSVVDAGISTSEEETIIISTRKGMVIRFPISQIRPMGRTAAGVKAMALRGDDEVVSATIVLPVDERYLFTATERGVGKRTPLSEYRPQHRAGMGVKNIYGLERTGYVVGSLVVTNEDEIIVITKNGMSIRIPAADIRPTGRVTKGVKVVELRDDDTVASLAVVVDQAEV from the coding sequence TTGCCCGAGGAAATAATATCGAGATCAATAAACGATGAAATGATAACTTCTTATATGCTCTATTCCATGAGCGTTATTGTCGGGCGTGCTATTCCCGATGTAAGAGACGGTTTGAAACCGGTTCAAAGAAAGATCCTTTTTGGTATGCTGGAGCTCGGCCTCCGTCATAACCAATCTTACAAAAAGAGCGCAAGAATCGTTGGTGAGGTAATGGGTAAATTCCATCCTCATGGTGACATGGCGATCTACGATGCCCTTGTGAGGATGGCTCAACCCTTTTCTATGCGTTATCCCTTAATTCAAGGGCAGGGAAATTTTGGTTCTATAGACCGTGACCCACCCGCGGCAATGCGTTATACCGAAGCCCGTATGCAACGATTGGCCGAAGAATTGCTCGCAGACATTGATAAGAATACAGTGAAGATGATTCCAAACTTCGATGGTTCTCTTATAGAGCCAGAGGTTCTTCCGGCTAAAGCTCCCAACCTGCTGATGAACGGTGCTTCAGGTATCGCTGTTGGAATGATGACCAACATTCCACCCCACAATCTCTCCGAACTTGTTGAAGCTCTAACAGCGCTTATAGACAACCCAGATGCCACCATCGAAGAGTTGATGGAGTATGTGAAAGGCCCTGACTTTCCTACCGGCGGTATTATTATGGGCCGTGACGGCATCAAAAAGATGTATGAAACCGGTCGCGGCAGAATGGTAGTTCGTGGGGTCGCGGAGATTGAAGAAGCAAAGGGTGGCACCAGGATCGTAATAAGCGAGATACCTTACGGCGTATCAAAGGCCGACTTGATCCAGCAGATAGCAAATGTAGCTCAGAATGTACGGGATATCCAGGTAAGAAATGTCAGAGATGAATCAGACAAACGAGGGCTTCGAGTGGTTATCGAGTTGAAACGAGGCGCCGATCCTAACGTTGTTTTGAACCTTCTTTATAAACACACACAGCTTCAAACAACCTTTGGCGCACACATGCTGGTGATAGATGAGAAAAAGCGCCCGAAATTGATGAACCTCAAGGAGATATTCCAGGCCTTCATCAAACATCGATATGAGGTTGTAAAGAGGCGCACAGAGTATGAACTTGAACAAGCTTCTAAGAAGGCCCATATTCTCGAAGGTCTGACGAAAGCTTCAAGAGCCATCGATACAGTCGTTGATATCATCAGAAATTCAAAGAACATCCAGGAAGCTTCCGTAAATTTGCAGGAGACACTTGAGATAACTCCGGAGCAGAGCCAGGCAATACTCGAGATGAGACTCGGAAAACTAACCGCTCTGGAGATCGATAAACTCGTTACTGAATATGCTGAGCTGGTAGAAAAAATAAAAGAGTACAGAGAGATTCTCTCCGACGATAAAAACATATACCAGATCATCAAAAAAGAGCTTCAGGAACTTGAGGCCCAGTACGGCGATGCTCGCAGAACAAAAATAAGTATAGATGGGAACACCGATTTTAACGTCGAAGATGTTATCCCGGATGATGAAGTGGTCGTCACCGTCACCAAAAAAGGTTATATAAAAGCGACACCGCTTGAGGACTACCGCAAGCAGGGTAGAGGCGGAAAAGGTATAAGGGGTGTCAAAACCACCGATGCTGACTTCGTCACAAACGTGGTAAGTACGACCCGTCTCAGTAAAACCGTTGTTATCACATCCAAGGGTAAAGCTTACTTTATAAACAACTATGAGCTCGAATGTACTTCACGCAGTTCCAGAGGCAAACTCCTGGCCAATTACGTGAAAATCGAACCCGACGAAACCGTGCAAGCGGTTCTATCCGTAAAACGCGAAGAAGTCGCAAACAAGCATCTAATAATTACGACCAGAAAGGGCAAAATAAAGCGTACCCCCTTTGAAGCCTTTATCAACTCGCGAACATCCGGTATAAAGGCTATAACACTCAACGAAGGTGATAGTGTCGTTGATGCTGGCATCAGCACTTCGGAAGAAGAAACCATAATTATCTCCACACGCAAAGGAATGGTTATAAGGTTCCCGATTTCGCAGATCAGACCCATGGGACGTACAGCAGCCGGTGTCAAAGCGATGGCCCTTCGTGGTGATGATGAGGTCGTCTCCGCTACGATAGTACTCCCGGTTGATGAACGCTATCTTTTCACAGCTACAGAAAGAGGCGTAGGAAAACGAACGCCTCTCAGTGAATACAGACCCCAGCACCGTGCTGGCATGGGTGTGAAGAATATCTACGGTCTCGAAAGAACAGGATATGTTGTGGGTTCTCTTGTGGTAACCAATGAAGACGAAATCATAGTTATAACCAAAAACGGTATGTCCATAAGAATCCCGGCTGCTGATATAAGGCCGACGGGAAGAGTAACAAAGGGAGTTAAGGTTGTGGAGCTTCGTGATGACGATACGGTGGCGAGTCTCGCCGTTGTTGTTGACCAGGCGGAAGTATAG
- the lexA gene encoding transcriptional repressor LexA, whose protein sequence is MNLTERQREILEYIEKFIKLNGYPPSIRDICRDFNISSPRGAAKHLEALEKKGYIERTGVSRGIRVIRDASGGSVTLENDVVMLPVVGVIAAGEAIRAIENRDESIPVPMWMVRRGFEYYVLKVTGNSMIESHILNGDYVVIRKQEWANNGDIVVALIDGENATLKRFEHEGPKVRLVPSNPEMLPIVLEADRVKIQGKLVGLLRWYK, encoded by the coding sequence GTGAACCTGACAGAACGCCAGAGGGAAATTCTGGAATACATAGAAAAGTTCATAAAACTCAATGGTTATCCGCCAAGCATCAGGGATATATGCAGAGATTTCAATATCTCATCTCCCCGAGGAGCTGCGAAGCACCTGGAAGCCCTGGAAAAGAAGGGCTATATTGAAAGAACGGGTGTTTCCCGGGGAATTCGTGTGATTCGTGATGCGTCTGGAGGTTCGGTAACCCTTGAAAACGATGTGGTCATGTTACCGGTAGTTGGGGTCATCGCAGCAGGCGAGGCTATTCGTGCTATCGAGAATCGCGATGAAAGCATTCCGGTTCCCATGTGGATGGTAAGACGTGGATTCGAATACTACGTTCTTAAAGTTACCGGAAACAGCATGATCGAATCCCATATACTCAACGGGGACTACGTTGTTATCAGGAAGCAGGAATGGGCAAACAATGGAGACATTGTCGTTGCTCTTATTGACGGTGAGAATGCTACTTTGAAACGCTTTGAACACGAAGGGCCGAAGGTTCGCCTTGTTCCTTCGAACCCCGAAATGCTTCCCATTGTTCTGGAAGCTGACAGGGTAAAAATCCAGGGGAAGCTGGTTGGACTATTGAGATGGTATAAATAG
- the rpiB gene encoding ribose 5-phosphate isomerase B has protein sequence MKVAIASDHAGFAMKKELIDFLSSAGYEITDYGTYSEESVDYPDYAAKVAEAVTEGTAERGILICGTGLGMSIAANRYKGVRAALCLYPEMARMTRKHNDANVLVLSGRLIGVELARRIVEVFFETGFEGGRHERRIRKIDDLPDLRRRSD, from the coding sequence GTGAAGGTGGCTATTGCTTCAGATCACGCGGGATTCGCTATGAAAAAAGAACTCATAGATTTTTTAAGCTCAGCAGGATATGAAATTACTGACTACGGCACATATTCTGAAGAGTCGGTAGATTATCCCGATTATGCCGCGAAGGTCGCAGAGGCGGTTACTGAAGGAACAGCAGAGCGCGGAATCCTTATTTGTGGAACAGGGCTCGGAATGTCCATAGCTGCTAATCGTTATAAAGGGGTAAGGGCAGCGCTATGTCTTTATCCCGAAATGGCAAGAATGACAAGAAAACATAATGATGCGAACGTTCTCGTATTAAGTGGAAGATTAATCGGTGTTGAACTTGCCAGGAGAATCGTAGAGGTGTTCTTTGAAACCGGGTTCGAGGGTGGTCGCCACGAACGCAGAATAAGAAAGATCGATGATCTACCGGATCTACGGAGGCGGTCTGATTGA
- a CDS encoding histone deacetylase family protein, translating to MKIFYDRRHLLHIPKKEMDNGKWVENADKPDRIEAIRESLERHFGFSFNEPRDYYSSYLYLVHDHDYVHWLKKRSEGVEPGEEYFPEVFGYDKVFDTGTPITRNSFFAALNAVSASLNAVDEILTGETIVYALCRPPGHHASSSQAGGYCYFNNAAIAARYFQKYTHGYVAILDLDFHHGNGTQEIFYADSTVLYVSLHGDPEKFYPWISGYDWEIGEEDGVGYNFNFPLPGETTGTDYLRTLEKALAEIENFDPDLLIVSLGFDTHKEDPVGHFSLEDKDYYLIGKALKDLDFSIVLIQEGGYNPDANMRASRNFFAGLL from the coding sequence TTGAAGATTTTTTATGATCGTCGTCATCTCCTGCACATTCCAAAAAAAGAGATGGACAACGGAAAGTGGGTAGAAAATGCCGATAAACCGGATCGTATCGAAGCGATAAGAGAAAGCCTTGAGAGACACTTTGGCTTTTCTTTCAACGAACCAAGAGACTACTATAGCTCTTATCTTTATCTCGTACACGATCATGATTACGTTCACTGGCTGAAGAAAAGGTCAGAAGGAGTCGAGCCAGGAGAGGAGTACTTTCCAGAGGTTTTTGGATACGATAAGGTTTTCGATACAGGAACACCAATAACAAGAAATTCTTTTTTTGCTGCATTGAATGCAGTTTCTGCAAGTTTGAATGCTGTGGATGAAATCCTTACGGGTGAGACAATCGTATATGCTCTCTGCCGCCCACCCGGTCACCATGCTTCCAGCTCCCAGGCGGGTGGGTACTGTTATTTCAACAATGCCGCAATAGCAGCAAGGTACTTCCAGAAATATACCCACGGTTACGTTGCCATACTGGATCTCGACTTTCATCATGGCAACGGAACACAGGAGATTTTCTACGCCGACAGCACGGTTCTTTACGTATCACTGCACGGCGATCCGGAAAAATTCTATCCATGGATAAGCGGTTATGACTGGGAGATAGGCGAAGAAGACGGTGTCGGATACAATTTCAACTTTCCTTTGCCTGGTGAAACGACAGGAACCGATTATTTGAGAACCCTTGAGAAGGCCCTGGCAGAAATAGAGAACTTTGACCCGGATCTTCTGATTGTTTCTCTGGGTTTTGATACACACAAGGAAGATCCGGTAGGCCATTTCTCTCTTGAAGACAAGGATTACTATTTAATAGGAAAAGCTTTGAAAGATCTCGACTTTTCGATCGTGCTGATTCAAGAAGGCGGATACAATCCGGACGCGAACATGCGAGCTTCAAGAAATTTCTTTGCGGGTTTGCTATAA
- a CDS encoding BamA/OMP85 family outer membrane protein encodes MRKVSVLLLSFLIFSVIVMSGIVVKKIEITGNTILKDSEIRELLGIKLRTEIDRETLEASLGSLTDSGYFKNVDFSFDEASGLLSITVEEFPGADVEITFVGPKIADKDTLLASGVTIEDGKPLNPTRIIYEIPRSVEGLTETLKSLGYPEAFFDIEWDTEPDKKDIMRGNVEDHIKIIFKIKPYYLWDVEIEAPLSERALEELKNTAKLKTFKSYYEAPGIIRLFMKESSYVPKASDIASAVRSIFSTYYVNPEGSWGLEKVYRALAFAYSNALKTAREVELPEGVEGQAKIITLSFKPASYIARPMEVKTIFFTGNEHVSSLTLLNAVGIREGEVIDSEKIAKALQAIQEVYSKEGYPFTKQQVRIDENLGSLTFEITELKVGNINVEYVGEHKTRDYLIQDKIVLKKGEVLSLKDYQNTYAFLNSTGYFDSVVINPIPSDGETLDVKIVLDEKDKNGKIMGGGGWQDGLMLNLDVGFLNPFGYGQDISLKANVNFPVGGSKTTISTDETTGATITETSSPTYDLSFSYIVPKIFASNWDVGLSMKLRSTGKSTEEATETAPDTIEATITEEREYRIDLALAPTYNLSAAEKIRTSAGFEYINIYTETATELRTATSTEVATSQTANTFYGLYTSLSYSYSTRDDLLRPKNGTEFSARLYARGIFGNEPFAGVMFEFKKFIDLGPLPIAKGLGNPVLGFRARTDQLFPFNEYNKVFETYLLSPGTYLRVKNGGLVVGNDVYGVTAASLQLRVPLVEIRGSMPLDFVLFGDLVYYREGANIADLIGNKTIWDAGVSLEISLPMIGLFRVGWGWNSVYGESTDYSGTFFFGIGPVF; translated from the coding sequence ATGAGGAAAGTTTCGGTTCTTTTATTGAGTTTTTTGATCTTTTCAGTCATTGTGATGTCTGGAATTGTGGTCAAGAAAATCGAGATTACAGGGAACACCATTCTCAAGGATTCCGAGATAAGAGAACTGTTGGGAATAAAACTGAGAACGGAGATTGACCGCGAAACGCTCGAAGCTTCCCTGGGGTCTCTTACCGATTCCGGTTATTTCAAAAACGTGGATTTTTCTTTTGATGAGGCCTCTGGCCTTCTTAGCATAACCGTCGAGGAATTTCCCGGTGCTGATGTTGAGATAACCTTCGTTGGTCCAAAAATCGCAGACAAAGACACGTTGCTGGCTTCAGGAGTGACGATAGAAGATGGAAAACCTTTAAATCCAACACGTATTATTTACGAGATTCCGAGATCCGTTGAGGGCCTAACCGAAACTCTGAAATCTCTTGGATACCCTGAAGCGTTTTTTGATATCGAATGGGATACGGAACCGGATAAGAAAGATATTATGCGCGGGAATGTTGAAGACCATATAAAGATTATTTTCAAGATCAAGCCTTATTATCTCTGGGATGTAGAAATCGAAGCACCTTTATCTGAAAGGGCACTGGAAGAACTCAAGAACACCGCGAAGCTTAAAACTTTCAAGAGTTATTACGAAGCTCCCGGGATAATCAGACTGTTTATGAAGGAGAGTTCTTATGTTCCTAAAGCAAGCGATATAGCTTCCGCTGTGCGTTCGATTTTCAGTACTTACTATGTTAATCCCGAAGGGTCCTGGGGATTAGAAAAGGTCTATCGGGCGCTGGCTTTCGCATACAGCAATGCCTTAAAAACCGCAAGAGAGGTGGAGCTACCTGAAGGCGTAGAAGGCCAGGCAAAAATCATCACTCTTTCATTCAAGCCCGCTTCGTACATTGCCAGACCGATGGAAGTCAAAACGATCTTTTTCACCGGAAATGAGCACGTTTCAAGCCTCACACTTTTAAATGCTGTGGGCATCAGGGAAGGAGAGGTAATAGATTCTGAGAAAATAGCAAAGGCGCTTCAGGCAATCCAGGAAGTTTATTCAAAAGAGGGCTATCCCTTTACAAAACAACAGGTGAGAATTGATGAGAATCTTGGATCCCTGACTTTTGAGATAACAGAGTTGAAGGTAGGAAATATAAATGTCGAATACGTGGGTGAGCACAAGACCAGAGATTACCTGATCCAGGACAAGATCGTGCTCAAAAAAGGTGAGGTACTAAGCTTAAAAGATTACCAGAACACATATGCATTTCTCAATTCCACGGGATATTTCGACTCTGTTGTTATAAATCCAATTCCTTCAGATGGTGAGACGCTCGACGTCAAAATTGTTCTTGATGAAAAGGATAAAAACGGAAAGATAATGGGTGGCGGAGGTTGGCAGGATGGCCTCATGCTTAACCTGGACGTCGGGTTCCTGAACCCCTTTGGGTACGGTCAGGATATTTCTCTAAAGGCGAACGTGAACTTTCCCGTTGGTGGAAGCAAAACAACGATAAGCACAGATGAAACCACCGGGGCGACTATTACTGAAACCAGTTCACCAACGTACGACCTATCATTTTCATATATCGTTCCAAAAATTTTCGCCTCGAATTGGGATGTTGGTTTGAGCATGAAGCTTCGTTCCACAGGAAAGAGCACTGAAGAAGCCACCGAAACGGCACCAGATACAATTGAAGCAACCATTACGGAAGAAAGAGAATATCGTATTGATTTAGCATTGGCTCCAACTTACAACCTGTCCGCAGCTGAAAAAATCAGAACAAGTGCGGGATTTGAGTATATAAATATTTATACAGAAACCGCTACGGAATTGAGAACCGCTACTTCAACTGAAGTTGCAACCAGTCAGACGGCAAACACATTCTACGGTCTTTATACCTCTCTTTCCTACAGTTACAGTACCCGGGATGATCTTCTGAGACCGAAAAACGGAACAGAATTCTCTGCAAGGCTGTACGCCCGGGGAATCTTTGGCAATGAACCTTTTGCAGGAGTAATGTTTGAATTCAAAAAGTTCATCGATCTGGGACCTTTACCGATAGCCAAAGGATTGGGGAATCCGGTCCTTGGTTTTAGAGCGCGAACAGATCAATTGTTCCCCTTTAATGAATATAACAAGGTCTTTGAAACTTATCTGCTTTCACCCGGTACCTATCTTAGAGTGAAAAACGGTGGTTTGGTGGTGGGAAATGATGTTTATGGTGTGACAGCAGCTTCTCTGCAGTTGAGAGTTCCCCTCGTTGAAATCCGTGGAAGCATGCCTCTCGATTTTGTTCTTTTTGGAGATCTTGTTTACTATCGTGAAGGTGCCAACATTGCTGATCTGATTGGAAATAAGACTATCTGGGATGCAGGTGTAAGCCTTGAAATAAGTCTACCCATGATAGGGCTGTTCAGAGTGGGTTGGGGCTGGAATTCGGTGTACGGAGAAAGCACAGATTATTCCGGAACCTTCTTCTTCGGAATAGGACCGGTCTTTTGA
- a CDS encoding ATP-binding protein: MGLRTIADHILDICQNAVDAGASQIKLSIEEIPGERFSFVVEDNGKGIPEEKLKEILDPFYTEKKKKVKFGLGLPMLKFASESTGGSFSIQSKPGVGTKVSATFNLSNIDCQPVGDLASAIFSAITMEAGVNWQIVRVKGQNGYSLTTEELKKILGDDFYSNPMKMKKIMELLNMMENSLGG, translated from the coding sequence TTGGGTTTGAGAACCATAGCAGATCATATACTGGATATCTGCCAAAACGCGGTTGATGCGGGTGCTTCACAGATTAAGTTGTCGATAGAAGAAATACCCGGGGAGCGCTTTTCGTTTGTGGTTGAAGACAATGGAAAGGGAATTCCAGAGGAAAAGTTAAAAGAAATTCTCGATCCTTTCTATACTGAAAAGAAAAAGAAAGTGAAATTCGGTTTGGGTCTTCCTATGCTCAAGTTTGCTTCGGAATCTACCGGAGGAAGTTTTTCTATTCAATCCAAACCGGGTGTGGGCACAAAAGTGAGCGCAACATTCAATCTGTCAAATATAGACTGTCAGCCTGTGGGAGATTTAGCGTCCGCGATCTTTTCAGCGATAACGATGGAGGCCGGTGTTAATTGGCAAATAGTACGGGTAAAGGGGCAAAATGGATACAGTCTCACCACTGAAGAACTAAAAAAAATTCTCGGTGATGATTTCTACTCCAATCCTATGAAGATGAAAAAAATAATGGAACTTTTAAATATGATGGAAAATTCATTGGGAGGTTAA
- a CDS encoding PHP domain-containing protein, with translation MIGLGLKKFSCDFHVHTCLSPCADITMTPRAVAKVLTEKGIDWIAVTDHNSAGNVRTFMKALTLQGIKVIPGIEVHTAEDVHLLAYFPDAETAEDYSSWLYDKIPDISIDPEKFGYQLFVNENDEFIGMEEKWLGQPANVKIHEAIQEILKRKGIFAFAHAERRMGILYQLGFIPPVANPVLVEVAFKKTLHEFPSNVAINCLHSSDAHSLNMLKPSMVVECERRTFEAFKKSLLIDYEARVRINWV, from the coding sequence GTGATAGGTTTGGGGCTTAAGAAATTTTCCTGTGATTTTCACGTACATACGTGCCTTTCGCCCTGTGCGGATATCACCATGACACCCAGGGCGGTTGCTAAGGTTTTAACGGAGAAGGGCATAGATTGGATAGCCGTAACCGATCACAATTCCGCCGGTAATGTTCGGACCTTTATGAAGGCCCTTACTCTTCAAGGGATCAAGGTGATACCCGGTATAGAGGTTCATACCGCCGAAGACGTACATCTTCTTGCATATTTTCCGGATGCTGAAACCGCTGAAGATTATTCCAGCTGGTTGTATGATAAGATTCCTGACATATCCATTGATCCAGAAAAATTTGGGTATCAGCTTTTTGTAAATGAGAATGATGAATTCATTGGAATGGAAGAAAAATGGCTTGGCCAACCGGCGAATGTGAAGATCCATGAAGCTATTCAGGAAATACTTAAAAGGAAGGGCATCTTTGCTTTTGCGCACGCTGAGAGAAGAATGGGTATTTTGTATCAACTTGGATTCATTCCACCTGTGGCGAATCCGGTTCTGGTAGAAGTTGCTTTTAAAAAGACCCTTCATGAGTTCCCTTCGAATGTAGCAATAAATTGTTTACATTCCTCGGACGCCCATTCTTTGAACATGTTGAAGCCTTCCATGGTCGTAGAATGTGAGCGTCGAACGTTTGAGGCCTTCAAGAAAAGCTTATTGATAGATTATGAAGCGAGGGTGAGAATAAATTGGGTTTGA